In a single window of the Candidatus Schekmanbacteria bacterium genome:
- a CDS encoding flavodoxin family protein, translated as MKVLAIVGSPRKKSNTDILVDKVIEGISSVTEVDSEKIYIVDKKINYCTGCGFHLRQADKVSGKMCSQDDDMIGIHREMIEADALIFGTPVHMRTLSAPMLNFLTRSIPLLKMKPIFDENGKIVSAEVNSLLKGKKVASVVSQGDPMAYSGALAIQVLAINFTDLMMKYVGDLLSTGNIKRGMAAEREDELKRAFELGVRIAS; from the coding sequence ATGAAAGTACTTGCAATTGTCGGCAGTCCGAGAAAGAAATCAAATACTGATATACTTGTTGACAAAGTAATAGAAGGGATTTCAAGTGTAACAGAAGTTGATAGTGAAAAGATATATATTGTTGATAAAAAAATAAACTACTGTACAGGATGCGGGTTTCATTTGAGGCAAGCAGATAAAGTGAGTGGAAAAATGTGTTCTCAAGATGATGATATGATTGGGATACATCGAGAGATGATAGAAGCTGATGCATTGATTTTTGGCACACCGGTACATATGAGGACACTTTCAGCACCAATGCTCAATTTTTTGACACGTTCGATTCCTCTTCTTAAAATGAAACCGATATTTGATGAAAATGGCAAAATTGTTTCTGCTGAAGTCAACTCCCTCTTAAAAGGTAAGAAAGTGGCATCAGTCGTAAGCCAGGGTGATCCTATGGCATATTCAGGAGCGCTTGCAATACAGGTATTGGCGATCAATTTTACAGATTTGATGATGAAATATGTGGGAGACCTTCTAAGCACAGGAAATATTAAGCGGGGAATGGCTGCAGAAAGAGAAGATGAATTAAAAAGGGCCTTTGAGCTTGGAGTGAGAATTGCTTCATAA